The Thunnus maccoyii chromosome 15, fThuMac1.1, whole genome shotgun sequence DNA segment GCCAGTGTCAGCTGCTGTGGCACGGCCGTCCCCAGGCCGCCCTGCAGGGAGACTCCACCGGGCAGCTGCAGGGTCTGCCAGGTGATCTGCCCAGAGGGGGACAGAGTGGGAGTGCGAATAAGGACCTGGGCTGGGTTCTGGAAGGCCTGGATGGGCTGCAGGGTTTGTCCTGGGGCCAGCTGAAGGGTCTGAATGTGCTGAGGTTGCTGCTGGCCCTGAGCATGACCCTGACTCTGAGCCTGTGGCTGCAGCTGGATCTGCTGCACCAACTGGTGCCCCACCTGGCCCACGATCACCTGCTGAATGGCTCCTGCTGTGTCTGTCTGGTTCTGCAGTCCGTTGGCCTGGTTCTGGCTTTGTGAGTCTGCCTCACTGCTCTGTGCTTGGGTGTCAGCTGTTCCACCCTCAGATCCAGCAGAAACCACTTGTGTCCCATCAGATACGCTGTCACCTTCGGCTACTGCCGCTGTCGAGCCAGTTGATACTGCAGCAGGAGCCGCCCCAGACACTGCTGTTGTCACCAGCTGGTTGCCATTGGCAACAGAGAAGGTGCCATCTGCTGATTGGATAAGCTGCACAGCCCCGCCCCCTCCAACATTATTGATCACAGGCAAGGCCAGGGTCATGCCACCAAGGTTTATGGGTACTGTGGTCATAACAGGAGTCTGGGAGCCTTGCAGAGTCTGCAGCTGCAGTGGGAAAGACTGAGCAGGGCGGATCTGCAGAGGGACCGTCTGATTGGCTGTACTTGTCAGGATGGCCTGTTGGTTGGCTGGCTGGAGAATGGCCTGGGTCTGGCCTGGACTCGGGGTCTGGATGAGCTGAACATGCTCCGGCAGAGCCCCTATGGAGGCCGTCTGAGCTGGGCTAATATGGATCTGCTGTCCATCTGCAGTCTGCAGGTGAGGGATGACCTGATACTGGACCCCGCCCCCAGCATTGGGCAGGTTCTGAACCTGGATTATCtggaactgctgctgctgctgctgattggctgcgCTGCTGTTGGTCCCACTTACTGCCTTCACCTGCCCAACAGGAAAGGAGCAGTGATGCAGTTAGTGAAGAAACATTGACAGAgaacaccaacaaacaaaaaaaaatatatcgtCTCAAACCCACTGCCTCTCGCACCTCCTTCATCTTGCGTCCGCCAGGTGAGCTGTCATTAGCCAAGGTGGTGGCCACCGTCACAGCAACAGGCTGATTGGTGTTCTCCTTGGCCATAGTAGGTGCTGCTGTAATGATCTGCCAACCGTTCCCCGTGAACTGAGCTGGGACCAGTTCCAGCTGCTGGGGCACCAAGGCCTGGCCCCCAGCTGTGTCCACCACTATCTGACCCTGGAGTTGACCGGCCTGCAGCTGGATCTGACCAGGCTGGACCTGGACCTGCTGGGACTGGGCCTGGGCCTGGGCCTGGGCCCCTTCCACTCCCCCCTGCCCTCCGATCTTACTGCAGGTGGCCGCTAGCAGAGCCAACGGAGAGGGCTGAGAGGAATCCTGGAGGAGACAGGATAGGAAAGAGGGCAGAGAAGGGATagaagggagggaaagagagagagagacggttaaACAGTAGTGAcgaggaaaggagggagaagagttacagaaacacacataggaagctcatatacacacataaacaagaCAGTACAGCatgcaagtaaaaaaaaaaactaaagggAAAGGATCAGCAGGTAttatcatacacacactcacacttacaTACAAGAAGAACAATTTGAAAcaaggaagagaaaatgagTGATGGGTGGGGTAAAATTTATGGTgtagagaaaagaaacaaaaagctgagagaaagagagagagctgtcaGTGGAAGTGGGCGGTATTACAGGAAGCGAGTGGGTGGGCGTGTGAGAACcacatttctcttttctcagAACACTGGAGGAAAATGccgccttctctctctctcctccctttcaAAGGAACTAGGTCGCAGGCAAATTTTTAATGCTATACACCTCTCAACACTGCATGGAAACAGCCTAAATGTTGTAACAAATACAGTAGCATGCAAAATAACATAGCAGCAACGCCTGTCATACACATTTAACAACAAAAGATGCACTCAAGAATAACTGCCTGGCTGAAAATAATCTCTAACATATATACATCCTatgaaaaacagctgaaaatagaAGTTCCACAGCTGCAGAACCACATACCAATACTGCATGTCTTTAAGATAAACCCATGAGTAGAATTAAATCATTTTGACTGTAATTCAAACAGACAATTCAAAAGTACAGTGGTTGAAGTGTGACAACCGTATAAACCTATTCATGAGGCTCTGGGCTGGCTTCTCAGCAGGGCTCCACAGAAGCAGGAAGTGGAATTCACCAGAGAAACGCCCCCAGAGGTGTCTGGCTggctgggagggagggagtaCATTTTTGGCCTCCAGGCAAAGCAAAAAGTAATGAACTATAATGAactcttatttattttagtaCCTGTGATCCAGAGCTCTTCCCCTTTTTAGATGCTTTCCCTCCTTCAGATCCAGATGATTCCTTCTTCGAGTCTATGATAGGAGAACAAAATGTTAGAATATGCCCCAGTTATAATATCATCATCACATGTTGTACTTCTGAATAGTGCAAAGTCCCAAAGATAAGGCACAGTCATGTAGGAACCAAGTGGTGTGAATAAAGAATTTGACAGATATAGCAAAAACAAAGATGATCAataaagacagaggagaaaccAGTAACCTCATCATCAATATCAAAGAGGCTTGGAGCCTCCTATCTGtcagacggagagagagagtgggaaagAGGGGTGGAGACGGAGAGGGGGGGAGGGTACCTACCACTCATAACGCATTAATATACCAAGAGGGAGAGGGTGTAGTTCACGGTAGAAGGCCGGCCGGGTACAGAGGCGGAGGACGGCCTATATGTTCGGCGCTGGGCCGTGGCGGATCTGCCCGTTTCACGAAACCACCCACCGGCCAGGAAGGGCGGTGCCAAGCGCAGGCACAATCAAGCAACCCCAAATAACGGAAATAACGGAGAACACAGTGACCGTCCCCGGCCCGTCGGCCCCCTCGCAGCCCCGTCGTATGTCTCTTTTACCGGATAGACAGTCCATAAACGAGCAAATTAGCGCTTGTCAGAATGATATCCAGAGAGAAGTTGGCAGTGTGTGACCGTAGAGGCCCACCCACTTCCATTTAAGCATCAGGACAACAccctcttctctgctctgcctgtCGCCGCCGTTTCTCTCGCCGCACGACGCGGGGACACCTCGTCGCCGTCCGTCGTGCACCGAAAACAAACCGTCaccagtgtttgtattttacgcgtttttcccttttttttcgtgcacaattgatttttttaagggGGAGATACGGGGAGATAGCTGTGGCTTTTGTGGGCGGACGCGCTCCTCCCACATATTCAGATTGGACGACGGGGCTCGGCGTGCGAGGGTCGAGATGGGAGTTGTATTTTGGTGAGGCCTCGCCTTCTCGAACTGGATTGGGCGACCcggactacatttcccatgatgctcTGGCGCGTCGGTTGGAGCGGCGGTGGTTGGTAGTCATGTTGGTGTGAGAGCGAGAGGGAAGGGCGGTGACTTCTGTGTTGTGGGGGGTTGGGCGAACGGGAAAgggaggcgtgtgtgtgtgtgtgtgtgtgtgtgtgtgtgtgtgtgtgtatgtgtatgtgtgtgtttatttccaCTCCAGTCTGTGTACTGGTGTCACAAGATAACAGTcgtagttaaaaaaaaaaggaaagtaaacAAGGTAGCAGAACCATAGAATCATTTAGTTTAATAATGGAGAGTAATTAAAAATTATGTAACTATATTGCTATTTAataaaaagtcttatttttgCTTCTATTATAATATTTCCCTCATCAGTTCCCATTCCACCAATATCTTAAGTTTGAAGCTTATATGGTATAAAAACAGGACAACAGAGTAGTCTGCTGAGGACTCTCAGGGAATTCACACTGATAGAGGTCTGAAATTATTAGGATACTCAATTATTCGATTAgtcaaaatatagaaaataaatgccaataattttgataatcaattccttttttatttatagttatttattaattacaaatgccaaatatttgctggttcagCCTCTTTGCtgccttttctgtcttttatgtaattgtaaattaaatatcttttggaCTGtagttcaacaacaacaacaacaacaacaacaaaatcaattaaaagaaatcagaaaagGGAAATGAGTTTTGAGATATGGATTAGAGCTGAAGTGATTATTTAATTAATCCTGCTGATCAACAAAATTAAACAGTGACGATTTCAATAGTTGATCATTCatctgagtcttttttttttaagcaaaaatgccccccaaagctTGGGCTTGGGCTTTGGGAAGTTGTGATGGGCCATACTACTCTGTGCATTGTATATTGTACATAGTGTTCTTCAGATATTTGATTCTTTTTTAACTCTcctgatattttatttgtttattttcttttaattttatatttttcattttctatacCTAGTGTTTCtttgataaataacatttaGAGTGGAAGGCAAAGGAAGAATTTCATTGTACAGTGaaacttgttttaaatgtgcatatgACAATAAATGCTTTAACTTTGACTTTGACTATGTTctactattttctgatattgttTAGTCTAAAtggttaaatgaaaaaaatcatggATAGATTAATTGAAAACAGTGGATATTTGCAGCCATATGGTGGTTCTTGACACATCAACCTGTCTTAAGCTTCACAGATGATTACATATCTAAGGTTCAAACGTAGAATTAAACGTTCAATAACATaaggaacatttactttaacaagaTCAACTCtaaaatttcagatttcaaaaaGCTTAATGACCTCTAAAATTTAAAACCACTCCTAGgagaaggagacatcttgctGCTCAGTATGTATCAACATGCCACAACCTCAGGGGTGGTGAAtgacctagacacacacacacacacatacacacatacatagaatatactgtatatatatacaaaaatacatagatatactatatataattaatatatatcaatcttaatgttaggttaatgttattttgtttcattgactcTTGATGCTTTGGTAATATTGTTGTTATGACATTCATAccaataaagcaaatttgaatttgaaaaaaaattcaatttaaaaagtaCACTTGCCAATATAAATTTAGTTGGCTATAAAAATTCCAGCAGCAGATAAGATTACTGAGCAAAGGTATTTGTTGCATTATCAGCAATCACACAGAGAAGCTTCTTGTGTGCGTAACAGTCTGTAACAAAGGTCAGGCGTGAAACACTTTCCATCTCCCAAAGGGAAATTATATGTTAAATTCATCCCAGCAAACAGAGCTACATCATAGCCTTGTAGGCCCGTATGGTCCTTGGCAGAGGTTTATCTGGCTGGGTTTGTCTTGTCCTTCAGAGAAGCCCTTCCTGAGTCAGGAATGACTTTCGCCAAGTGCAGTCACAGCCTTGGTACACCAAGCAGAAAACATTATTAGCAGGCGGCCATCCGAGGATATGCCCCTGGCACACAAAGGAAATGTTTACACTCATAGGCTGTCAGCCAAGGCACTGTGTCACTAAGATGCACACGGCCACATTTAAACTAAGTCAGGATGATATTAAAAGTTGCTCAGTTAGTACTGATGTAGATTTAAAACACTTCTTGTGATAGTTTCAGTAtgtgaaaatgagaaatttGAGCTCCAAACTTTGGTTTC contains these protein-coding regions:
- the sp4 gene encoding transcription factor Sp4, with translation MSDSKKESSGSEGGKASKKGKSSGSQDSSQPSPLALLAATCSKIGGQGGVEGAQAQAQAQSQQVQVQPGQIQLQAGQLQGQIVVDTAGGQALVPQQLELVPAQFTGNGWQIITAAPTMAKENTNQPVAVTVATTLANDSSPGGRKMKEVKAVSGTNSSAANQQQQQQFQIIQVQNLPNAGGGVQYQVIPHLQTADGQQIHISPAQTASIGALPEHVQLIQTPSPGQTQAILQPANQQAILTSTANQTVPLQIRPAQSFPLQLQTLQGSQTPVMTTVPINLGGMTLALPVINNVGGGGAVQLIQSADGTFSVANGNQLVTTAVSGAAPAAVSTGSTAAVAEGDSVSDGTQVVSAGSEGGTADTQAQSSEADSQSQNQANGLQNQTDTAGAIQQVIVGQVGHQLVQQIQLQPQAQSQGHAQGQQQPQHIQTLQLAPGQTLQPIQAFQNPAQVLIRTPTLSPSGQITWQTLQLPGGVSLQGGLGTAVPQQLTLAPVAGGTTVGSGGLVSLSGAPLTLSAAQINPGSGVQTVSIAGLGGTGVQVQGVPLTITGLQGQAQGQDGVKVQSSPVTVTVGNVASGSAMSPDQLGSIQSSSDQEGQPSKRLRRVACSCPNCRDGEGRNSGDPTKKKQHICHMEGCGKVYGKTSHLRAHLRWHTGERPFVCNWIFCGKRFTRSDELQRHRRTHTGEKRFECPECSKRFMRSDHLSKHIKTHQNKKGGAAVAIITTDDMEEDAPEGLGASPQIVAVATLSRDSDPATPTTSNHLEEEEEFEKATDSSYFAES